One Microbacterium sp. zg-B96 genomic region harbors:
- the ligA gene encoding NAD-dependent DNA ligase LigA: MTDAADSTPATLDEARTEAAGLTDRILDARDAYYGENAEIVDDATYDGWMLRLEQLERMHPELQGQDSPTQTVGAAQSSMFAPVEHAERMLSLDNVFTVEELRDWCVKAQASAGRAVRWLTELKIDGLAISLRYENGQLTSAATRGDGRVGEDVTVNALQVTGIPQRLAGSGHPSLVEVRGEVFIPVAAFDELNALQARMRDRVFADARARGVDEEKATRSAARRFPAFANPRNAASGGLRQQLEKKSGLELEAGRARLDSLRLFVHGIGAWPNPPVASQSEIYGLLAGWGLPASPYFRTSDDIDGVVDFVANYGEHRHAVEHEIDGVVVKVDELALHDELGATSRAPRWAIAYKYPPEQVNTKLLDIVVSVGRTGRATPFAVMAPARVAGSVVRQATLHNQDVVKAKGVLIGDTVVLRKAGDVIPEVLGPVVELRDGTERAFVMPTDCPECGTPLAPAKEGDIDLRCPNTRACPAQVRGRVEHIGSRGALDIEALGEVTAAALTQPTVPEQPPLQSEAGLFDLTLDQLVPIEVVVRDAETGEPRVDDKTGEIVRRAPFRRNPSPAEKKQGRTGPQPSAQALTLLDELEKAKTKELWRFLVALNIRHVGPVAARALAQWFGSVSAIRAASRDELAAVDGVGGIIADALIDWFEVDWHREIVERWEAAGAQLATPGHPGPGAAAAAGGVLEGITVVATGSLEGYTREGAQEAILAAGGKAASSVSKKTDFVAAGPGAGSKLGKAEQLGVRVIDAAQFKVLVEQGPAALGAPPADEG; this comes from the coding sequence GTGACGGATGCCGCTGACTCCACGCCCGCGACGCTCGACGAAGCCCGCACCGAGGCCGCAGGCCTGACCGACCGCATCCTGGATGCGCGCGACGCGTATTACGGGGAGAACGCCGAGATCGTCGACGACGCCACCTACGACGGGTGGATGCTGCGGCTGGAGCAGCTCGAGCGGATGCATCCCGAGCTGCAGGGGCAGGACTCGCCCACGCAGACGGTCGGGGCGGCGCAGAGCTCGATGTTCGCACCGGTCGAGCACGCCGAACGCATGCTGAGCCTGGACAACGTGTTCACCGTCGAAGAGCTGCGGGACTGGTGCGTCAAGGCGCAGGCCTCCGCCGGACGCGCGGTGCGGTGGCTGACCGAGCTGAAGATCGACGGTCTGGCGATCAGCCTGCGCTACGAGAACGGCCAGCTCACCTCGGCGGCCACGCGCGGTGACGGGCGGGTGGGGGAGGACGTCACCGTCAACGCCCTGCAGGTCACCGGCATCCCGCAGCGCCTGGCCGGCAGCGGTCACCCGTCGCTGGTCGAAGTGCGCGGCGAGGTGTTCATTCCGGTCGCCGCGTTCGATGAGCTCAACGCGCTGCAGGCGCGCATGCGGGATCGCGTCTTCGCCGATGCCCGCGCCCGCGGCGTCGACGAGGAGAAGGCGACCCGCAGCGCGGCGCGCCGGTTCCCGGCGTTCGCCAACCCACGCAACGCCGCCAGCGGTGGCCTGCGTCAGCAACTGGAGAAGAAGAGCGGTCTGGAGCTCGAGGCCGGTCGGGCGCGGCTGGACTCGCTGCGGCTGTTCGTGCACGGCATCGGTGCCTGGCCGAACCCGCCGGTCGCGTCGCAGAGCGAAATCTACGGGCTGCTCGCCGGATGGGGCCTGCCTGCGAGCCCCTACTTCCGCACGTCCGACGACATCGACGGCGTCGTGGACTTCGTAGCGAACTACGGCGAGCACCGTCACGCCGTCGAGCACGAGATCGACGGTGTCGTGGTCAAAGTCGACGAGCTCGCCCTGCACGACGAACTCGGCGCCACCAGCCGCGCGCCCCGCTGGGCCATCGCCTACAAGTACCCGCCCGAGCAGGTGAACACCAAGCTGCTCGACATCGTGGTGTCGGTCGGGCGCACCGGCCGGGCGACGCCGTTCGCCGTGATGGCGCCGGCACGGGTGGCCGGCAGCGTCGTGCGTCAGGCGACCCTGCACAACCAGGACGTCGTCAAGGCCAAGGGCGTGCTGATCGGCGACACCGTCGTGCTGCGCAAGGCGGGGGATGTGATCCCCGAGGTCCTCGGCCCGGTCGTGGAGCTGCGGGACGGCACCGAACGGGCCTTCGTCATGCCGACGGACTGCCCCGAGTGCGGCACCCCGCTCGCCCCCGCCAAAGAGGGCGACATCGACCTGCGCTGCCCGAACACGCGGGCCTGCCCCGCCCAGGTGCGCGGCCGCGTCGAGCACATCGGGTCCCGCGGCGCCCTGGACATCGAGGCCCTGGGCGAGGTCACCGCCGCCGCGCTCACCCAGCCCACCGTGCCGGAGCAGCCCCCGCTGCAGAGCGAGGCGGGTCTGTTCGACCTCACCCTCGACCAACTGGTGCCCATCGAAGTCGTCGTGCGCGACGCCGAGACGGGGGAGCCGCGCGTGGACGACAAGACCGGTGAGATCGTGCGTCGCGCTCCTTTCCGCCGCAACCCCAGCCCGGCGGAGAAGAAGCAGGGCCGTACCGGACCGCAGCCGTCGGCGCAGGCCCTCACGCTCCTCGACGAGCTCGAGAAGGCCAAGACGAAGGAGCTGTGGCGGTTCCTCGTGGCGCTGAACATCCGCCATGTAGGGCCGGTCGCCGCCCGCGCGCTGGCGCAGTGGTTCGGCTCCGTTTCCGCCATCCGCGCGGCATCCCGAGACGAGCTCGCCGCCGTTGACGGCGTCGGCGGCATCATCGCCGACGCGCTCATCGACTGGTTCGAGGTCGACTGGCATCGGGAGATCGTCGAGCGATGGGAGGCCGCGGGCGCCCAGCTGGCGACCCCGGGCCACCCCGGTCCCGGTGCCGCAGCGGCGGCGGGCGGCGTGCTCGAGGGCATCACGGTCGTGGCGACCGGATCGCTTGAGGGCTACACCCGCGAAGGCGCGCAGGAGGCCATCCTCGCCGCCGGCGGCAAAGCGGCGTCGAGCGTGTCGAAGAAGACGGACTTCGTCGCGGCGGGTCCCGGGGCGGGGTCGAAGCTGGGCAAGGCCGAGCAGCTCGGGGTTCGCGTCATCGACGCGGCCCAGTTCAAGGTGCTCGTCGAGCAGGGGCCTGCGGCGCTGGGTGCGCCGCCGGCCGACGAGGGATGA
- the mnmA gene encoding tRNA 2-thiouridine(34) synthase MnmA yields the protein MRVLAAMSGGVDSAVAAARAVDAGHEVVGVHLALSRAGGTLRAGSRGCCTIEDALDARRAADRLGIPFYVWDFSERFRDDVVADFISEYQAGRTPNPCMRCNEKIKFAALLERALELGFDAVCTGHYATLVDGPNGRELHRASDAAKDQSYVLGVLTAEQLAHTYFPLGSTPSKALVRAEAEQRGLTVAQKPDSHDICFIPDGDTRGWLAERVGAETGEILDRTGAVVGTHEGAHAFTVGQRRGLKLGMPASDGKPRFVLEVRPVSNTVVVGPKEALATAQISGERFTWAGHPPTTDAFDCHAQIRAHADPVPARAELADGTLTVTPHEPFEGVAPGQTAVLYDGTRVLGQFTIDRTVSAVPVTV from the coding sequence ATGCGAGTTCTTGCGGCGATGAGTGGTGGGGTGGATTCCGCCGTCGCTGCCGCGCGCGCCGTGGACGCCGGACACGAGGTCGTCGGCGTTCATCTGGCGCTCTCCCGCGCCGGCGGCACCCTGCGTGCCGGCAGCCGCGGCTGCTGCACGATCGAGGACGCCCTCGATGCCCGCCGGGCCGCCGATCGCCTGGGCATCCCTTTCTACGTGTGGGACTTCTCGGAACGGTTCCGCGACGATGTCGTGGCCGACTTCATCAGCGAGTACCAGGCGGGGCGCACCCCCAACCCGTGCATGCGCTGCAACGAGAAGATCAAGTTCGCAGCTCTCCTGGAGCGTGCGCTCGAGCTCGGCTTCGACGCGGTGTGCACCGGGCACTACGCCACCCTCGTGGATGGACCGAACGGGCGCGAGCTGCATCGGGCGTCGGATGCCGCGAAGGACCAGTCCTACGTCCTCGGGGTGCTCACCGCCGAGCAGCTCGCGCACACGTACTTCCCGCTCGGGTCCACCCCGTCCAAGGCTCTGGTGCGCGCCGAGGCTGAGCAGCGCGGCCTCACCGTCGCGCAGAAGCCCGACAGCCACGACATCTGCTTCATCCCCGACGGCGACACGCGCGGCTGGCTCGCCGAGCGGGTCGGCGCCGAGACCGGTGAGATCCTCGACCGCACCGGCGCGGTCGTGGGCACTCACGAGGGGGCGCACGCGTTCACCGTCGGGCAGCGCCGCGGGCTGAAGCTGGGCATGCCGGCATCCGACGGCAAGCCCCGCTTCGTTCTCGAGGTGCGCCCGGTGTCCAACACCGTGGTCGTCGGACCCAAGGAAGCTCTGGCCACGGCGCAGATCTCGGGGGAGCGGTTCACGTGGGCCGGTCACCCGCCCACGACGGACGCCTTCGACTGCCACGCGCAGATCCGCGCGCATGCCGACCCCGTGCCCGCCCGCGCGGAGCTTGCCGACGGCACGCTGACGGTCACCCCGCACGAGCCGTTCGAGGGCGTGGCCCCGGGACAGACGGCGGTGCTGTACGACGGCACCCGTGTGCTCGGTCAGTTCACGATCGACCGGACGGTGTCGGCGGTTCCGGTAACCGTGTGA
- a CDS encoding cysteine desulfurase family protein, protein MSVYLDHAATTPLRPQARAAWLRASETVGNPSSIHGGGQAARRVLEDARERLAATLGCEPIEVVFTSGGTEAINLALKGLWWSRPPGTAAVVLPDGEHHATSDTVGWLHTHEKAEVRSVPLQPTGRIDQAAFAAALPGAAVATALVANNEVGTLNDAGALAAAAAAAGVPLHLDAVGAFGHVGVDFARWRGAATGATGLCAMSVSAHKVGGPVGVGALVVSRHANPTALLHGGGQQRALRSGTQDAAGAAAFAVAAECAVAELSEESARLSALRDRLVRGIRQIVPDAQLLGDERQRLPGNAHLLFPGVSGETLLFLLDQHGIAVSTGSACQAGVPEPSHVVLALGRSEDEARSVIRLTLGRTSTDADVDALLAALPDAHARAAASGARARERS, encoded by the coding sequence ATGAGCGTTTATCTCGACCACGCGGCCACGACACCGCTGCGCCCGCAGGCGCGCGCCGCGTGGCTGCGGGCGAGCGAGACGGTCGGCAATCCGTCATCGATCCACGGCGGCGGCCAGGCGGCGCGTCGGGTGCTGGAGGATGCGCGGGAGCGGCTGGCCGCGACGCTGGGGTGCGAGCCGATCGAAGTGGTGTTCACCTCCGGCGGGACCGAAGCGATCAACCTGGCGCTGAAGGGCCTGTGGTGGTCGCGGCCGCCGGGGACGGCCGCCGTGGTGCTGCCCGACGGCGAGCATCACGCCACGAGCGACACGGTGGGCTGGCTGCACACTCACGAGAAAGCTGAGGTGCGCTCGGTGCCGTTGCAGCCCACCGGGCGCATCGACCAGGCCGCCTTCGCGGCGGCGCTGCCCGGCGCAGCGGTGGCCACAGCGCTCGTGGCCAACAACGAGGTCGGCACTCTCAACGACGCCGGCGCGCTCGCAGCCGCCGCAGCAGCGGCGGGCGTGCCGCTGCATCTGGACGCCGTCGGGGCATTCGGACACGTCGGCGTCGATTTCGCGCGGTGGCGTGGCGCGGCGACGGGCGCCACCGGACTGTGCGCGATGAGCGTGTCGGCGCATAAAGTCGGCGGGCCGGTGGGAGTGGGGGCGCTGGTGGTCTCCCGTCACGCCAACCCGACGGCGCTGCTGCACGGCGGCGGTCAGCAGCGTGCGCTGCGCTCTGGAACACAGGATGCCGCCGGCGCCGCCGCGTTCGCCGTCGCTGCCGAATGCGCCGTCGCGGAGCTGAGCGAGGAGTCCGCCCGGCTGAGCGCGCTGCGCGACCGGCTCGTGCGCGGCATCCGCCAGATCGTCCCCGATGCGCAGCTGCTGGGCGATGAGCGGCAGCGGCTGCCGGGCAACGCCCACCTGCTCTTCCCGGGGGTGTCGGGGGAGACGCTGCTGTTCCTGCTCGATCAGCACGGGATCGCGGTGTCGACCGGATCTGCCTGCCAAGCCGGGGTTCCCGAACCCTCGCATGTCGTGCTGGCGCTGGGCCGGTCCGAGGACGAAGCCCGCAGCGTGATCAGGCTGACCCTGGGCCGCACCAGCACCGACGCCGACGTCGACGCCCTGCTCGCGGCGCTGCCGGATGCGCATGCGCGGGCAGCGGCCTCCGGAGCCCGCGCACGGGAGCGCTCGTAG
- the glgX gene encoding glycogen debranching protein GlgX, with amino-acid sequence MASPSSTPAAPTLSPGLLSSQLDGLGVTFSDDGGTLRVWSAHATSMELVLFDTDDLDWATDTFALERGPGDVWQVTTRALRAGVVYAVRVDGPSGNGNMFNIQSLLLEPYARGLISGGATDWRCVAVDDTFDWGGVVKPAVPLDRTVIYEAHVKGLSKRHPDVPPALHGTYAGLAHPAMIEHFRTLGVTSVELLPVHAFASEPRLLHLGLTNYWGYNSVGFFAPHAPYATEAARRAGPDAVLREFKQMVKDLHEAGLEVILDVVYNHTAEGEIGSPRTSLRGLDNRDYYRQRDDGAYIDVTGCGNSVNTATDAAARLVLDSLRYWANDVQIDGFRFDLAVTLGRDSDHAFTPDHPLLRAIIDDPALAGVKKIAEPWDIGAGGWQVGGFGDGWHEWNDRYRDRVRNFWLSDVDYARRAATAPVGIGGFATRLAGSSNTFSPDRGPLASVNFVTAHDGFTLRDLVSYDVKHNLGNGEQNRDGADTNRSFNHGAEGPTDDPGILATRRKAMRNLLGTLLLSAGVPMLTAGDEFARSQRGNNNAYCHDSPLTWMPWDHAPWQEDQFAHVQHLIRLRRENPALRPTRFAHEERVVPGASQMDWYDEQGRTMSGERWTNPAHRTLQYAAASTPQTEQPNRILLIVHGNERPIDVTLPAIDGVTRFVSLWSSADERPGQDEPVFHEGDVVTMTGTSMRLFRAE; translated from the coding sequence ATGGCCAGCCCGAGCTCGACCCCGGCCGCACCCACCCTCTCGCCCGGGCTGCTCAGCAGCCAGTTGGACGGCCTCGGTGTGACCTTCAGCGACGACGGCGGGACCCTGCGGGTCTGGTCGGCGCATGCCACGTCGATGGAATTGGTGCTCTTCGATACCGACGACCTTGATTGGGCCACCGACACGTTCGCTCTGGAACGAGGGCCGGGCGACGTCTGGCAGGTCACCACCCGGGCGCTGCGCGCCGGGGTGGTTTACGCCGTGCGCGTGGACGGACCCAGCGGCAACGGCAACATGTTCAACATCCAGTCGCTGCTGCTGGAGCCCTATGCGCGCGGACTGATCTCCGGCGGTGCCACCGACTGGCGCTGCGTGGCCGTGGACGACACGTTCGACTGGGGCGGAGTGGTCAAGCCCGCCGTGCCGCTGGATCGCACCGTGATCTACGAAGCGCACGTGAAAGGGCTCAGCAAGCGCCACCCCGACGTGCCACCGGCGCTGCACGGCACCTACGCGGGCCTGGCCCACCCGGCGATGATCGAGCACTTCCGCACCCTGGGCGTCACAAGCGTCGAGCTCCTCCCAGTGCACGCCTTCGCATCCGAACCGCGCCTGCTGCACCTGGGCCTGACCAACTACTGGGGCTACAACAGCGTGGGGTTCTTCGCCCCGCATGCCCCGTACGCCACCGAGGCCGCCCGGCGCGCCGGACCCGACGCGGTGCTGCGCGAGTTCAAGCAGATGGTCAAGGACCTGCACGAGGCGGGCCTCGAAGTGATCCTCGACGTCGTGTACAACCACACCGCGGAGGGCGAGATCGGCAGCCCGCGCACCAGCCTGCGCGGGCTGGACAACCGGGACTACTACCGGCAGCGCGACGACGGCGCCTACATCGACGTCACCGGATGCGGCAACTCGGTGAACACCGCGACGGATGCCGCGGCGCGGCTGGTGCTGGATTCACTGCGGTACTGGGCGAACGACGTGCAGATCGACGGGTTCCGGTTCGACTTGGCCGTCACCCTCGGTCGAGACAGCGACCACGCGTTCACCCCCGACCACCCGCTGCTGCGCGCCATCATCGACGACCCGGCGCTTGCGGGCGTGAAGAAGATCGCCGAGCCGTGGGACATCGGCGCCGGCGGCTGGCAGGTGGGCGGGTTCGGCGACGGCTGGCACGAGTGGAACGACCGCTACCGCGACCGGGTGCGCAACTTCTGGCTCAGCGACGTCGACTACGCCCGCCGCGCCGCGACCGCTCCGGTCGGCATCGGCGGTTTCGCCACCCGCCTGGCGGGATCCTCGAACACCTTCAGCCCCGACCGCGGTCCGCTCGCGAGCGTCAACTTCGTCACCGCGCACGACGGGTTCACCCTGCGCGACCTCGTCTCCTACGACGTCAAGCACAACCTCGGCAACGGCGAGCAGAACCGCGACGGCGCCGACACCAACCGGTCGTTCAACCACGGCGCCGAGGGCCCCACCGACGACCCCGGCATCCTCGCCACCCGGCGCAAGGCGATGCGCAACCTGCTCGGCACGCTGCTGCTGTCCGCGGGGGTGCCCATGCTCACCGCGGGCGACGAGTTCGCCCGCTCGCAGCGGGGCAACAACAACGCCTACTGCCACGACTCGCCGCTGACCTGGATGCCGTGGGACCACGCCCCGTGGCAGGAGGACCAGTTCGCGCACGTGCAGCACCTGATCCGGCTGCGCCGCGAGAACCCGGCGCTGCGGCCCACCCGGTTCGCGCACGAGGAACGCGTCGTCCCCGGCGCGTCGCAGATGGACTGGTACGACGAACAGGGCCGGACGATGTCCGGCGAACGCTGGACCAACCCCGCGCACCGCACGTTGCAGTACGCCGCGGCATCCACCCCGCAGACGGAGCAGCCCAACCGCATCCTGCTGATCGTGCACGGCAACGAGCGCCCCATCGATGTCACCCTGCCCGCGATAGACGGGGTGACCCGCTTCGTATCGCTGTGGTCCAGCGCGGACGAACGTCCGGGACAGGACGAGCCGGTGTTCCACGAGGGGGATGTCGTGACCATGACCGGCACATCGATGCGGCTTTTCCGGGCGGAGTGA